Proteins encoded within one genomic window of Ideonella dechloratans:
- a CDS encoding ABC transporter ATP-binding protein translates to MIELKAVDRRYETGLQALQGVDLRIAPGEFVSLLGPSGCGKSSLLRVLAGLDPISAGQVLRAGEPTRGPARDTGFVFQEPTLMPWADVQSNVELPLRLQGVAAEPRAEAARAALARVGLQDFAQSMPRELSGGMKMRASIARALVTRPALLLLDEPFAALDEIHRFALNQALLDLWRPEGAAPAAFTAVFVTHSVYEAVFLSQRVLVMGARPGRIVDEVLIDGPAHRTAAFRQSETFTAACARLSESLARAAGEPALG, encoded by the coding sequence TTGATCGAACTGAAGGCGGTGGACCGCCGCTACGAAACCGGCCTGCAGGCCCTGCAGGGCGTGGACCTGCGGATCGCCCCGGGCGAGTTCGTGAGCCTGCTGGGGCCCTCGGGCTGCGGCAAGAGTTCCCTGCTGCGTGTGCTGGCGGGACTGGACCCGATCAGCGCGGGCCAGGTGCTGCGTGCGGGCGAGCCCACCCGCGGGCCGGCCCGCGACACGGGCTTCGTGTTCCAGGAGCCCACGCTGATGCCCTGGGCCGATGTGCAGAGCAATGTCGAGCTGCCGCTGCGCCTGCAGGGCGTGGCCGCCGAGCCGCGGGCCGAGGCCGCGCGGGCCGCGCTGGCCCGGGTGGGCCTGCAGGATTTCGCCCAGTCCATGCCGCGTGAACTGTCGGGCGGCATGAAGATGCGCGCCTCCATCGCCCGCGCCCTGGTCACCCGGCCGGCGCTGCTGCTGCTGGACGAGCCCTTCGCGGCGCTGGACGAGATCCACCGCTTCGCCCTGAACCAGGCACTGCTGGACCTGTGGCGCCCCGAAGGCGCGGCGCCAGCGGCCTTCACGGCGGTGTTCGTCACCCACAGCGTCTACGAGGCGGTGTTCCTGAGCCAGCGCGTGCTGGTGATGGGGGCCCGTCCGGGGCGCATCGTCGACGAGGTGCTGATCGACGGCCCGGCGCACCGCACGGCGGCCTTCCGCCAGAGCGAGACCTTCACCGCGGCCTGTGCCCGCCTGAGCGAGTCGCTGGCCCGCGCCGCCGGCGAGCCGGCGCTTGGCTGA
- a CDS encoding SDR family NAD(P)-dependent oxidoreductase, with product MNTDTSSLPLAGQVALVTGANTGIGRVMARELARQGARVFLACRSAERTAEVLAEIDALPGARSATWLPLELGDFASVGDCAQRFLDLGLPLHLLVNNAGLAGARGLTRSGFEMAFGVNHMGHFLLTQRLLPALRASGAARIVTLASRAHRRVNGIPFEQLRQPTRTATGVAEYSVSKLANLLFSAELGRRLTGTGISTYAVHPGVVASDIWRTLPAPLRPLFHWLRRMITVEEGARTPLLCASAPALAGQSGLYWSDGAPAQPSPAGRDAELARALWQHSEDWTR from the coding sequence ATGAACACCGACACCTCCTCTCTTCCCCTGGCCGGCCAGGTGGCCCTGGTCACCGGCGCGAACACCGGCATCGGCCGGGTGATGGCCCGCGAGCTGGCCCGCCAGGGCGCGCGTGTCTTCCTGGCCTGCCGCAGCGCCGAACGCACGGCCGAGGTGCTGGCCGAGATCGATGCCCTGCCGGGGGCCCGGTCCGCCACCTGGCTGCCGCTGGAGCTGGGAGACTTCGCCTCGGTGGGGGACTGCGCCCAGCGCTTCCTGGACCTGGGCCTGCCGCTGCACCTGCTGGTCAACAACGCCGGTCTGGCCGGGGCGCGGGGGCTGACCCGTTCGGGTTTCGAGATGGCCTTCGGCGTGAACCACATGGGCCATTTCCTGCTGACCCAGCGTCTGCTGCCGGCCCTGCGGGCCAGCGGGGCGGCCCGCATCGTCACCCTGGCCAGCCGGGCGCATCGGCGGGTGAACGGCATCCCCTTCGAGCAGCTGCGTCAGCCCACCCGCACGGCCACCGGCGTGGCGGAGTACAGCGTGTCCAAGCTGGCCAACCTGCTGTTCAGCGCCGAGCTGGGGCGGCGCCTGACCGGCACCGGCATCTCCACCTATGCCGTGCATCCCGGCGTGGTGGCCTCGGACATCTGGCGCACCCTGCCGGCGCCGCTGCGCCCCCTGTTCCACTGGCTGCGCCGCATGATCACCGTGGAGGAGGGCGCCCGCACGCCTTTGCTGTGTGCCAGCGCGCCGGCCCTGGCCGGGCAGAGCGGCCTGTACTGGAGCGACGGCGCTCCCGCCCAGCCCAGCCCGGCCGGCCGCGATGCCGAACTGGCCCGCGCGCTGTGGCAGCACAGCGAGGACTGGACGCGCTGA
- a CDS encoding LysE/ArgO family amino acid transporter gives MLSNALSSALAPALPPSSLGAAALNGLALSLGLIVAIGAQNAFVLRQGLQRAHVGPVVLACVAADALLMAAGVAGLAGLIGDHPGLARALAAAGMVFLVAYGLRALWAARRPGGLQAGRGASLSRRQALLQLAGFTLLNPHVYLDTVLLVGSVGAQQPDWAARGAFVAGAAGASALWFTTLGYGARWLAPVFARPRAWQALDALIGAVMLALAWQLWPLALPPQA, from the coding sequence ATGCTGTCGAACGCCCTCTCCTCCGCCCTCGCTCCGGCCCTGCCCCCGAGCTCGCTGGGCGCCGCCGCCCTGAACGGGCTGGCCCTGTCCCTGGGCCTGATCGTCGCCATCGGCGCGCAGAACGCCTTCGTGCTGCGTCAGGGCCTGCAGCGGGCCCATGTGGGCCCCGTGGTGCTGGCCTGCGTGGCGGCCGATGCCCTGCTGATGGCCGCCGGCGTGGCCGGTCTGGCCGGCCTCATCGGCGACCACCCCGGGCTGGCCCGGGCCCTGGCCGCGGCCGGCATGGTGTTCCTGGTGGCCTACGGGCTGCGGGCCCTGTGGGCGGCGCGGCGTCCGGGGGGCCTGCAGGCCGGCCGGGGCGCCAGCCTGAGCCGACGCCAGGCCCTGCTGCAATTGGCCGGCTTCACCCTGCTGAACCCGCATGTCTACCTGGACACGGTGCTGCTGGTGGGCTCGGTGGGCGCCCAGCAGCCGGACTGGGCCGCGCGCGGCGCCTTCGTGGCCGGAGCGGCCGGCGCCAGCGCGCTGTGGTTCACCACCCTGGGCTATGGCGCCCGCTGGCTGGCCCCGGTCTTCGCCCGCCCGCGCGCCTGGCAGGCCCTGGACGCCCTGATCGGCGCGGTGATGCTGGCCCTGGCCTGGCAGCTCTGGCCGCTGGCCCTGCCGCCGCAGGCCTGA
- a CDS encoding ABC transporter permease has protein sequence MAEPTPPRGVGRWLAPTLAVLLALAAWQGAVWFWDIPPYLLPGPWRVLQALHADFGSLMASWWVTVRITATALALACVGGVGLATLFSLSRWLEWSLTPFAVVLQVTPVIAVAPLIMILTDSAEATVLVCAWIVAFFPLLANTLAGLRSADAGLRELFRLYGASRWQTLRFLLIPSALPYFLTGLKIAGGLSLIGAVAAEFTAGAAGRNTGLASRILEAAFRTEIPRMFAALVLVAATGVLIHLGFEALGRLLLRRWHDSERG, from the coding sequence TTGGCTGAGCCCACGCCACCGCGCGGGGTGGGGCGCTGGCTGGCGCCCACCCTGGCCGTGCTGCTGGCGCTGGCGGCCTGGCAGGGGGCGGTGTGGTTCTGGGACATCCCGCCCTATTTGCTGCCCGGCCCCTGGCGGGTGTTGCAGGCCCTGCACGCGGACTTCGGCTCGCTGATGGCCAGCTGGTGGGTGACGGTGCGCATCACCGCCACCGCCCTGGCCCTGGCCTGCGTGGGGGGCGTCGGCCTGGCCACGCTGTTCTCGCTCTCGCGCTGGCTGGAATGGAGCCTCACCCCCTTCGCGGTGGTGCTGCAGGTCACGCCGGTGATCGCGGTGGCGCCGCTGATCATGATCCTCACCGACAGCGCCGAGGCCACCGTGCTGGTCTGCGCCTGGATCGTGGCCTTTTTTCCGCTGCTGGCCAACACCCTGGCGGGTCTGCGCAGCGCCGACGCCGGCCTGCGCGAGCTCTTCCGTCTGTATGGCGCCAGCCGCTGGCAGACGTTGCGCTTCCTGCTCATCCCCTCGGCACTGCCTTACTTCCTCACCGGGCTGAAGATCGCCGGCGGACTGAGCCTGATCGGCGCGGTGGCGGCCGAGTTCACCGCGGGCGCCGCCGGGCGCAACACCGGTCTGGCCTCGCGCATCCTGGAGGCGGCCTTCCGCACCGAGATCCCCAGGATGTTCGCGGCCCTGGTGCTGGTGGCCGCCACCGGCGTGCTGATCCACCTGGGCTTCGAGGCGCTGGGGCGCCTGCTGCTGCGGCGCTGGCATGACAGCGAGCGTGGCTGA
- a CDS encoding TonB-dependent receptor — MARTVSAHRRQRPPATRPRAGVLAVQAALLSLAALPLASQAQSTPDAPQRIEITGSAIKRIDGETALPVQVITREEIDKAGLTTASEIVARLSASAANLTDGGSMSYGGFRDQTGFNGANLRGLGVSSTLVLLNGRRMANFASPGDASGVDLNSIPAAAIDRVEVLLDGASSLYGSDAIGGVINFITRRDYQGAEVNVSYGDTTEGGGGKRTASLAGGFGDYGRDGFNVFGVVDLQRTNRLNASQRQFITDLKIPERLPDLLSSATFPGNIRLSSDQRDMLIADGYSSNGHTVIDSKTINPAAATGCNPPATLYLPDGIGGVDGCTYDYMRAIELYPQSEKTSVFGRGVLDLGGGHQAFFEASIARASTHYSGTPNRIDADMDVSLVPALAGTSLASLPAGDENRVITVRTRLAEAGLRTNELVSTAQRYVAGLTGTLADWDYEVGLNHSLDVVSDRDQQGYLNEQMIRDGFADGTLNPFGASDAAGLALYEAAQIRGEVRRSVGMMDSIDARVSRPLMKLEGGDLALALGSEFRRERQRFHQSQPLADDVILGETSQGTEADFGHARNVAALFTEVNAPVTRQVEITTALRYEKYQGTGSATSPKLGLKYQPLPELALRASAGKGFRAPSMSDLYRPVTEGTAATLVDPVCMAQDPSNTVTDCSDTWTTYEYSNAKLKPEYSRQFSLGAVMEPSRHLNVSVDYWSIQKSNLISTLGADVILANLDKYGSLVHRDGDGWIDHIDLVKENRGKQRISGLDLEFNLKGIETGMGTFGLRLNGTWTLNSKQQTGDGDPYVSNLGHFVNDGVVQRWRHTLSLDWEQGPYSATLSNSYLSGYTDQTIVGKPDRRVGAYTLWDLTGAWTVTEAFTVRGGVKNLFDTAPPFSQQAWFFISGYDPSYTDPRGRFLYVGAQYKFK; from the coding sequence ATGGCCCGCACCGTGTCGGCACACCGCCGCCAACGCCCCCCCGCCACGCGCCCGCGCGCTGGCGTTCTCGCCGTCCAGGCCGCCTTGCTGTCGCTGGCCGCGCTGCCGCTGGCCAGCCAGGCCCAGAGCACCCCGGACGCACCCCAGCGCATCGAGATCACCGGCTCGGCGATCAAACGCATCGACGGCGAGACCGCGCTGCCGGTGCAGGTCATCACGCGGGAGGAGATCGACAAGGCCGGGCTGACCACGGCCTCGGAGATCGTGGCGCGCCTGAGCGCCTCGGCGGCCAACCTGACCGATGGCGGGAGCATGTCCTACGGTGGCTTCCGCGACCAGACGGGCTTCAACGGCGCCAACCTGCGGGGTCTGGGCGTGTCCTCGACCCTGGTGCTGCTCAACGGCCGGCGGATGGCCAACTTCGCCTCGCCGGGCGATGCCTCCGGGGTGGACCTCAACAGCATTCCCGCTGCGGCCATCGATCGGGTGGAGGTGCTGCTGGACGGTGCCTCATCCCTCTATGGCAGCGATGCCATCGGCGGGGTGATCAACTTCATCACCCGGCGCGACTACCAGGGCGCCGAGGTGAATGTCTCCTACGGCGACACCACTGAGGGCGGTGGGGGCAAGCGCACCGCCTCGCTGGCCGGCGGCTTCGGCGACTACGGCCGCGACGGCTTCAACGTCTTCGGCGTGGTGGACCTGCAGCGCACCAACCGCCTCAACGCCAGCCAACGCCAGTTCATCACCGACCTGAAGATCCCGGAGCGCCTGCCCGACCTGCTCTCCAGCGCCACCTTCCCGGGCAACATCCGGCTGAGCTCCGACCAGCGCGACATGCTGATCGCCGACGGCTACTCCAGCAATGGCCACACGGTGATCGACTCCAAGACCATCAACCCGGCCGCCGCCACCGGTTGCAACCCGCCGGCCACGCTCTACCTGCCCGACGGCATCGGTGGCGTGGACGGCTGCACCTACGACTACATGCGGGCCATCGAGCTCTATCCGCAATCCGAGAAGACCAGCGTGTTCGGCCGCGGCGTGCTGGACCTGGGAGGCGGACACCAGGCCTTCTTCGAGGCCTCGATCGCCCGCGCCAGCACGCACTACTCCGGCACGCCGAACCGGATCGACGCGGACATGGACGTCTCCCTGGTGCCCGCCCTGGCCGGCACCAGTCTGGCCAGCCTGCCCGCCGGAGACGAGAACCGCGTCATCACGGTCCGCACCCGCCTGGCCGAAGCCGGCCTGCGCACCAATGAACTGGTGTCCACCGCCCAGCGCTATGTGGCGGGGCTCACCGGCACGCTGGCCGACTGGGATTACGAAGTCGGCCTGAACCACAGCCTCGACGTCGTGTCCGACCGCGACCAGCAGGGCTACCTCAACGAGCAGATGATCCGGGACGGCTTTGCCGACGGCACGCTCAACCCCTTTGGCGCCTCCGATGCGGCGGGCCTGGCCCTGTACGAGGCCGCCCAGATCCGCGGCGAGGTGCGTCGCTCGGTGGGCATGATGGACAGCATCGACGCCCGCGTCAGCCGCCCGCTGATGAAGCTCGAGGGCGGCGATCTGGCCCTGGCCCTGGGCTCCGAGTTCCGGCGTGAACGCCAGCGCTTCCACCAGTCCCAGCCCCTGGCCGACGACGTGATCCTGGGCGAGACCTCGCAGGGCACGGAGGCCGACTTCGGCCACGCCCGCAACGTGGCGGCCCTGTTCACCGAAGTGAATGCCCCGGTGACCAGGCAGGTCGAGATCACGACCGCCCTGCGCTACGAGAAGTACCAGGGCACCGGCAGCGCCACCAGCCCCAAGCTGGGGCTGAAGTACCAGCCACTGCCCGAACTCGCGCTGCGAGCCTCGGCCGGCAAGGGCTTCCGCGCCCCGAGCATGTCCGATCTCTACCGCCCGGTGACCGAGGGCACGGCGGCCACCCTGGTGGACCCGGTGTGCATGGCCCAGGATCCATCCAACACCGTGACCGACTGCTCGGACACCTGGACCACCTACGAGTACAGCAACGCCAAGCTCAAGCCCGAGTACTCGCGCCAGTTTTCGCTGGGCGCCGTGATGGAACCCAGCCGCCACCTGAACGTCAGCGTGGACTACTGGAGCATCCAGAAGAGCAATCTGATCAGCACGCTGGGTGCCGACGTGATCCTGGCCAACCTGGACAAGTACGGCAGCCTGGTCCACCGGGACGGGGACGGCTGGATCGATCACATCGACCTGGTCAAGGAGAACCGCGGCAAGCAGCGCATCTCGGGCCTGGACCTGGAGTTCAATCTCAAAGGGATCGAGACCGGCATGGGCACCTTCGGCCTGCGCCTGAACGGCACCTGGACCCTGAATTCCAAGCAGCAGACGGGCGATGGCGACCCCTATGTCAGCAACCTGGGTCACTTCGTCAACGACGGCGTGGTGCAACGCTGGCGACACACGCTGTCGCTGGACTGGGAGCAAGGCCCCTACAGCGCCACGCTGTCCAACAGTTACCTGTCGGGCTACACGGACCAGACCATCGTCGGCAAGCCGGACCGCCGGGTCGGCGCCTACACACTGTGGGACCTGACCGGAGCATGGACCGTGACCGAGGCCTTCACCGTGCGTGGCGGCGTGAAGAACCTGTTCGACACCGCGCCGCCCTTTTCGCAACAGGCCTGGTTCTTCATCTCCGGCTACGACCCGAGCTACACCGACCCGCGTGGCCGCTTCCTCTACGTGGGCGCCCAGTACAAATTCAAGTGA
- a CDS encoding ABC transporter substrate-binding protein: MTMTRRRAQAALVWAGALVAGGLAAGPAAAQDKVVFATNWKAQAAHGGFYQALADGTYARYGLAVEIRQGGPQVNNRPLLPAGKIDFLMTGNLLHSFDNVKNGVPVITVASLFQKDPQALMAHPGQGYQRFEDLKKAPVAYIAKDAQFSWWAWLKAEHGFKDEQLRPYNYNLGPFLANPKSIQQGYAVEEPISIRKQGGFTPLTFLLADHGYSTYSTTIETRVETVQKRPDLVKRFVEASILGWVHYLYGDRRGADALILKDNPEMDQGTIDQSVALMKTLGIVDSGDSLTQGIGAMKPERIRDFYDKMVRAGLYQPGEVDLSKVATFQFVNHGLGLDEKKRLLAATRAPQKP; encoded by the coding sequence ATGACGATGACGCGTAGGCGGGCCCAGGCGGCCCTGGTGTGGGCCGGGGCCTTGGTGGCCGGTGGGCTGGCCGCAGGCCCGGCCGCGGCGCAGGACAAGGTGGTCTTCGCCACCAACTGGAAGGCGCAGGCCGCGCACGGTGGCTTCTACCAGGCGCTGGCCGATGGCACTTATGCGCGCTACGGTCTGGCGGTGGAGATCCGCCAGGGCGGGCCGCAGGTCAACAACCGGCCGCTGCTGCCGGCCGGCAAGATCGACTTCCTGATGACCGGCAACCTGCTGCACAGCTTCGACAATGTGAAGAACGGTGTGCCGGTCATCACCGTGGCCAGCCTGTTCCAGAAGGACCCGCAGGCCCTGATGGCCCACCCGGGCCAGGGCTACCAGCGCTTCGAGGACCTGAAGAAGGCGCCGGTGGCCTACATCGCCAAGGATGCGCAGTTCTCCTGGTGGGCCTGGCTCAAGGCCGAGCACGGCTTCAAGGACGAGCAGCTGCGGCCCTACAACTACAACCTGGGCCCCTTCCTGGCCAACCCGAAGAGCATCCAGCAGGGCTATGCGGTCGAAGAGCCCATCAGCATCCGCAAGCAGGGCGGCTTCACGCCGCTGACCTTCCTGCTGGCCGACCACGGCTACAGCACCTACAGCACGACGATCGAGACGCGGGTCGAGACGGTGCAGAAGCGGCCGGATCTGGTCAAGCGCTTCGTCGAGGCGTCCATCCTAGGCTGGGTGCATTACCTCTATGGCGACCGCCGTGGGGCCGATGCCCTGATCCTCAAGGACAACCCCGAGATGGACCAGGGCACCATCGACCAGTCGGTGGCCCTGATGAAGACGCTGGGCATCGTGGACAGCGGCGACAGCCTGACGCAGGGCATCGGCGCGATGAAGCCCGAGCGCATCCGCGACTTCTACGACAAGATGGTGCGCGCGGGCCTCTACCAGCCCGGCGAGGTGGACCTGTCCAAGGTGGCCACCTTCCAGTTCGTCAACCACGGGCTGGGGCTGGACGAGAAGAAGCGCCTGCTGGCCGCGACCCGCGCCCCCCAGAAGCCTTGA
- a CDS encoding AraC family transcriptional regulator, which produces MPTLEVVPDHFPHASDRASFRRPAALPGVELYRARIVHHRFDPHAHEGYGLGVIEAGAERFRYRGREHEAAAGALVLMQPGELHTGAPACAQGWTYRMLYLDEAVLRQHLGEDAPLWHFRTAVHEDARRARQFGQRLGALWAAQEEGDLAAQEDHLAHGLSLLAPLTQAAPPTAERGGFASLQARLREALAHPWRLAEMAALAGMSPSHFQRSFSARHQVSPHQWLMAQRLAEAKRLLAQGQPAATVAAAVGLADQAHLTRRFAAMYGTTPARYQREIGRRPRT; this is translated from the coding sequence ATGCCCACGCTGGAGGTCGTGCCCGACCACTTTCCGCACGCGAGCGATCGCGCCAGCTTCCGCCGCCCGGCCGCGCTGCCGGGGGTGGAGCTTTATCGCGCACGCATCGTGCATCACCGCTTCGACCCGCACGCCCATGAGGGCTATGGCCTGGGCGTGATCGAGGCCGGGGCCGAGCGCTTCCGCTACCGCGGCCGCGAGCACGAGGCCGCGGCCGGAGCGCTGGTGCTGATGCAGCCCGGCGAGCTGCACACCGGCGCGCCGGCCTGCGCGCAGGGCTGGACCTACCGCATGCTCTATCTCGATGAAGCCGTGCTGCGACAGCACCTGGGCGAGGACGCGCCGCTGTGGCACTTTCGCACGGCGGTGCATGAAGACGCGCGGCGGGCCCGCCAGTTCGGCCAGAGGCTGGGGGCCCTGTGGGCGGCCCAGGAGGAAGGTGACCTGGCCGCCCAGGAGGACCACCTGGCGCACGGCCTGAGCCTACTGGCGCCACTGACCCAGGCTGCGCCGCCCACCGCCGAGCGCGGCGGCTTCGCCAGCCTGCAGGCCCGCCTGCGCGAGGCCCTGGCCCACCCCTGGCGGCTGGCGGAGATGGCGGCCCTGGCGGGCATGAGCCCCAGCCATTTCCAGCGCAGCTTCAGCGCCCGCCACCAGGTCAGCCCACACCAGTGGCTGATGGCCCAGCGCCTGGCCGAGGCCAAGCGCCTGCTGGCCCAGGGCCAGCCCGCGGCCACCGTGGCGGCGGCGGTGGGTCTGGCCGACCAGGCCCATCTGACCCGGCGTTTTGCCGCCATGTACGGCACCACGCCGGCGCGCTACCAGCGCGAGATCGGCCGGCGACCGCGCACTTGA
- a CDS encoding LysR family transcriptional regulator ArgP codes for MYDYTLLEALAAVLREGSFERAARALHLTPSAVSQRVRLLEERAGQVLVVRDTPARATEAGARLCRHLEEVALLERALAADLPGPGPSPGARVTLPVAVNADSLATWFVAAAARMADEESLLLDISLEDQEHTAERLRRGEVVAAVTALDRPVPGCRSVPLGTLVYRATASPAYLARWFPAGVDAQALARAPCLTFNRQDRLQQQWVARVLGDEAAVPALATHWLPSTQAFVEASAAGLGWGMNPEPLVRPLLDQGRLVELLPDQALGVPLYWQCRQGLPVAATLTRAVCEAAVAVLLPSDEPVR; via the coding sequence ATGTACGACTACACCTTGCTCGAAGCCCTGGCCGCCGTGCTGCGCGAGGGCAGTTTCGAGCGCGCCGCGCGGGCCCTGCACCTCACGCCCTCGGCCGTCTCCCAGCGGGTGCGCCTGCTGGAGGAGCGCGCCGGCCAGGTGCTGGTGGTGCGCGACACCCCGGCCCGCGCCACCGAGGCCGGCGCCCGCCTGTGCCGCCACCTGGAGGAGGTGGCGCTGCTGGAGCGCGCGCTGGCCGCCGATCTGCCCGGCCCGGGGCCCTCGCCCGGGGCCCGGGTGACCCTGCCGGTGGCGGTCAATGCCGACAGCCTGGCCACCTGGTTCGTCGCGGCGGCTGCCCGCATGGCCGACGAGGAATCCCTGCTGCTGGACATCAGCCTGGAGGACCAGGAGCACACCGCCGAGCGCCTGCGCCGCGGCGAGGTGGTGGCCGCCGTGACCGCGCTGGACAGGCCGGTGCCGGGCTGCCGCAGCGTGCCCCTGGGCACCCTGGTCTACCGGGCCACCGCCAGCCCCGCTTATCTGGCGCGCTGGTTCCCGGCCGGGGTGGATGCCCAGGCCCTGGCCCGGGCGCCCTGCCTGACCTTCAACCGCCAGGACCGGTTGCAGCAGCAATGGGTGGCCCGGGTGCTGGGTGACGAGGCTGCGGTGCCGGCACTGGCCACGCACTGGCTGCCCTCCACCCAGGCCTTCGTGGAAGCCAGCGCGGCCGGCCTGGGCTGGGGCATGAATCCCGAGCCGCTGGTGCGCCCGCTGCTGGACCAGGGCCGGCTGGTGGAACTGCTGCCCGATCAGGCCCTGGGTGTGCCCCTGTACTGGCAGTGCCGCCAGGGCCTGCCGGTGGCCGCGACCCTGACCCGCGCCGTGTGCGAGGCTGCGGTGGCGGTGCTGCTGCCCAGCGACGAGCCGGTGCGCTGA
- a CDS encoding GGDEF domain-containing response regulator yields the protein MPAVADIRLKVLLVDDQLSHRAALGAELQAMGHDVVEAGNAEDAVALFTSLRPDAVLMDVEMPGHNGHWAAQQIRRAEPEGWTPILFLSGRVSDADLAEGIECGGDDYLFKPVSPVVLAAKLRAMQRLCSLHRQLTSLTDQLRASNADLQIQSLHDPLTGLTNRRGLDIRLDEELRTARRERQPLTLILCDVDNFKAYNDTAGHLQGDQCLMRIAQLLGETCRRPRDLAARFGGEEFVILMPGTSHSGAMFYAKGLQRMVHQLALPHPASDGKTCVTLSGGITTCVPDGTTTIESLLSRADAALYTAKSLGRDRFFCFETQADSSTGQAELANYDREKSSTATLF from the coding sequence ATGCCTGCTGTTGCCGACATCCGTCTGAAGGTCCTGCTGGTGGATGACCAGTTGTCCCACCGCGCCGCCCTGGGGGCCGAGCTGCAGGCCATGGGGCACGATGTGGTGGAAGCCGGCAATGCCGAGGACGCCGTGGCCCTGTTCACCAGCCTGCGCCCGGACGCGGTGCTGATGGACGTGGAGATGCCCGGCCACAACGGGCACTGGGCCGCCCAGCAGATCCGCCGCGCCGAGCCCGAGGGCTGGACGCCCATCCTCTTCCTCTCAGGCCGGGTGTCCGATGCCGATCTGGCCGAGGGCATCGAATGCGGCGGCGACGACTACCTGTTCAAGCCGGTGTCCCCGGTGGTGCTGGCCGCCAAGCTGCGGGCCATGCAGCGCCTGTGCAGCCTGCACCGCCAGCTCACCTCGCTGACCGACCAGCTCAGGGCCAGCAATGCCGATCTGCAGATCCAGTCCCTGCACGACCCGCTGACCGGCCTGACCAACCGCCGCGGCCTGGACATCCGTCTGGACGAGGAACTGCGCACGGCCCGGCGCGAGCGCCAGCCGCTGACGCTGATCCTGTGCGACGTGGACAACTTCAAGGCCTACAACGACACCGCCGGCCACCTGCAGGGCGACCAGTGCCTGATGCGCATCGCCCAGCTGCTGGGCGAGACCTGTCGCCGTCCGCGCGATCTGGCGGCCCGCTTCGGTGGCGAGGAGTTCGTGATCCTGATGCCCGGCACCTCGCACTCCGGCGCCATGTTCTACGCCAAGGGCCTGCAGCGCATGGTGCACCAGCTGGCCCTGCCGCACCCGGCCTCGGACGGCAAGACCTGCGTGACCCTCTCGGGCGGCATCACCACCTGCGTGCCCGACGGCACGACGACGATCGAATCGTTGCTCTCGCGCGCCGACGCGGCGCTCTACACCGCCAAGTCGCTGGGCCGCGACCGCTTCTTCTGCTTCGAGACCCAGGCCGACTCCAGCACCGGCCAGGCCGAGCTGGCGAACTACGACCGCGAGAAGAGCAGCACCGCGACGCTGTTCTGA
- a CDS encoding DMT family transporter, which produces MWIGTLFALAAGLMWGLVFVGPLWLHDYPAVLLSFGRYLAFGLIALPLAWLDRTELRRLRRADWLEAAKLSLVGNIVYYLFLASALQRAGGPLPTMIIGTLPVVIAVVSNRRNARRDGLLPWRRLAPSLVLIGAGLALVNRAELAHLRADPAADLGRYALGAMLALGAVAAWTWYPVRNADWLRAHADRSPRAWATAQGLATLPLAALGYALTWLGFGVAQPDWSMPLGPRPLPFVGAMLVIGLLASWLGTLCWNEASQRLPTALAGQLIVFETLSALAYAYLLRQQLPPAATLAGVGLLVAGVVWALRVRPVAVPAH; this is translated from the coding sequence ATGTGGATCGGAACCCTGTTCGCGCTGGCCGCCGGCCTGATGTGGGGCCTGGTGTTCGTGGGGCCGCTGTGGCTGCACGACTACCCGGCCGTGCTGCTGTCCTTCGGCCGCTACCTGGCCTTCGGCCTGATCGCCCTGCCGCTGGCCTGGCTGGACCGCACCGAACTGCGGCGGCTGCGGCGCGCCGACTGGCTGGAGGCCGCCAAGCTCTCGCTGGTGGGCAACATCGTCTACTACCTGTTCCTGGCCTCGGCGCTGCAGCGCGCCGGTGGGCCGCTGCCGACGATGATCATCGGCACCCTGCCGGTGGTCATCGCGGTGGTGTCCAACCGCCGCAATGCGCGGCGCGACGGCCTGCTGCCCTGGCGCCGGTTGGCCCCGTCGCTGGTGCTGATCGGCGCCGGCCTGGCGCTGGTCAACCGGGCCGAGCTGGCCCACTTGCGGGCCGATCCCGCGGCCGACCTGGGCCGCTACGCCCTGGGGGCCATGCTGGCCCTGGGCGCCGTGGCGGCCTGGACCTGGTACCCGGTGCGCAACGCCGACTGGCTGCGCGCCCATGCCGACCGCAGCCCGCGGGCCTGGGCCACCGCCCAGGGCCTGGCCACCCTGCCGCTGGCCGCGCTGGGCTATGCGCTGACCTGGCTCGGCTTCGGTGTCGCCCAGCCGGACTGGTCGATGCCGCTGGGCCCCCGCCCCCTGCCCTTCGTCGGCGCCATGCTGGTCATCGGCCTGCTGGCCTCCTGGCTGGGCACGCTGTGCTGGAACGAAGCCAGCCAGCGCCTACCCACCGCCCTGGCCGGTCAGCTGATCGTCTTCGAAACCCTCTCGGCCCTGGCCTATGCCTACCTGCTGCGCCAGCAGCTGCCACCGGCGGCCACCCTGGCCGGCGTGGGCCTGCTGGTGGCCGGCGTGGTGTGGGCGCTGCGGGTGCGGCCCGTGGCGGTGCCGGCCCATTGA